A genomic segment from Rubrobacter tropicus encodes:
- a CDS encoding complex I subunit 4 family protein, producing MITTITIFIPLIGAILMLLLPEQERPLRYAALAVAAVPLLLTLYIYFAYGSGLGVPSLTQDFDWIPSLNMGYRVGLDGLGFGMFFLTALLTLIAVVASYDVRENLKQYFAILFIAEVGMLGVFASEDLILFYIFFEITLIPMYLLVGIWGDQNRRQAAIKFFVYTFLGSTVMLAGFLAFGILAGTYAMDSLTAGGGLGRTAQIAIAAPILFGLLIKVPAVPLHGWLLDVYVSSPISTNVVLSGILPKLGTYGLIKVAIPLLPEGVEPFLPYLAAFGVINIVYGAFVAFLQPDLKALVAYSSIGTLGFILLGAASGNAVGLNGAVLQQVTHGLYSALLFVLVGVIAARTGTRRIRELGGLAARMPWAGGLLALGAMAAMGLPGLAVFVSEFMSIMGGYEAFPVQGVLAALGIVLSAMYLLYMLARVVFGPIERPAYEAIEDAGPMEMAAAVPLAVLLVLFGVFPALLVSVQRPGVEAVLSAIGGG from the coding sequence GTGATCACCACGATAACCATCTTTATCCCGCTGATCGGCGCCATCCTGATGCTCCTGCTCCCCGAGCAAGAGCGACCCTTGCGCTACGCGGCGCTCGCGGTGGCGGCCGTACCGCTGCTGCTAACGCTCTACATCTACTTCGCCTACGGGAGCGGTCTTGGCGTACCGTCGCTCACCCAGGACTTCGACTGGATCCCGTCGCTCAACATGGGCTACAGGGTCGGGCTCGACGGCCTCGGGTTCGGGATGTTCTTCCTGACGGCGCTCCTGACGCTCATCGCCGTCGTCGCGTCTTACGACGTGCGGGAGAACCTCAAGCAGTACTTCGCGATCCTGTTCATCGCCGAGGTCGGGATGTTAGGCGTGTTCGCGTCCGAAGACCTGATCCTCTTCTACATCTTCTTCGAGATCACGCTAATACCCATGTACCTCCTCGTCGGCATCTGGGGCGACCAGAACCGCCGCCAGGCTGCCATAAAGTTCTTCGTCTACACGTTCCTCGGGAGCACCGTGATGCTCGCGGGCTTCCTCGCCTTCGGCATCCTCGCCGGCACCTACGCCATGGATTCGCTGACGGCGGGCGGAGGCCTGGGACGGACGGCCCAGATCGCGATAGCCGCGCCGATTCTCTTCGGCCTGCTTATAAAGGTCCCGGCGGTCCCGCTGCACGGCTGGCTGCTCGACGTCTACGTCTCGAGCCCGATCTCCACGAACGTAGTTCTCTCCGGCATCCTGCCCAAGCTCGGAACTTACGGCCTGATCAAGGTTGCCATACCGCTCCTGCCAGAGGGTGTCGAGCCCTTTCTGCCATACCTGGCGGCGTTCGGGGTCATAAACATCGTCTACGGCGCGTTCGTGGCCTTCTTGCAGCCCGACCTGAAGGCGCTCGTCGCGTACTCGTCCATCGGGACCCTTGGCTTCATCCTGCTCGGGGCGGCGTCCGGTAACGCGGTCGGCCTGAACGGGGCGGTCTTGCAGCAGGTAACGCACGGGTTGTACTCGGCGCTGCTGTTCGTGCTCGTCGGCGTGATCGCGGCGAGGACCGGGACGCGGCGGATTCGGGAGCTCGGCGGCCTTGCGGCCAGGATGCCGTGGGCCGGCGGCCTGCTGGCGCTCGGGGCCATGGCGGCGATGGGGTTGCCGGGGCTCGCCGTCTTCGTCTCGGAGTTCATGAGCATAATGGGCGGGTACGAGGCCTTCCCGGTGCAGGGAGTACTTGCCGCCCTCGGCATCGTGCTCTCGGCGATGTACCTGCTCTACATGCTGGCCCGCGTCGTCTTCGGGCCGATAGAGAGGCCCGCCTACGAGGCTATCGAGGACGCAGGTCCGATGGAGATGGCTGCGGCGGTGCCGCTCGCGGTGTTGCTCGTCCTGTTCGGGGTCTTCCCGGCGCTCCTGGTGAGCGTGCAGCGTCCGGGTGTCGAGGCCGTTCTTAGCGCGATAGGGGGTGGCTAG
- the nuoL gene encoding NADH-quinone oxidoreductase subunit L — protein METVGQQLIITAIPALPALVFLVLVLFGRVLKENAQYVAILGVTISLVFSAFALAWVAGWLPGGADGDPIAFSKPWIDLGAGGSFSMGVYIDGLAAVMLVVVCLVSLMIQLYSGAFMEGDKRFAWFYAVLNLFTASMLGLVLAPNFIQLYIFWELVGVCSYLLVGHWYEKPSARDAAQKAFIVTRVGDAALFVGIIIFWATTGSVGFEDISQAAQAGFIGGSLFTAAVVMVFVGAIGKSAQFPLHVWLPDAMEGPTPVSALIHAATMVAAGVYLVARTFDIFVQSPAAMLVVAYIGGFTALMAGTMALVKKDIKRVIAYSTVSQLGYMMLGLGIGSYTAGVFHLYNHAFFKALLFLCAGSIIYAMDSYNMFEMGGLRRRMPITFWAMILAGLSLSGIFPFAGFWSKDAIVASAYEEHLYVLFAMALLTVFLTAFYIFRAIFVAFTGEPRTEAARNATESPGIMTGPMLILAFLSVVSGWVGIPEGFGLPIRDYFSAFVTPSEFATRTLDLEEHSFSFALGGVSVLVALLGIGLAYALYVQKPERSGALARRFAPVHTFLDKGWYFDALYGATFVRAARWLGRATNGFDRRVAVGGLVGGIGRAAMGVGGLLQRFQTGGVQNYALFILLAVLVIGVIVGAQYAFMVVALIAVITIAAFAVGVKL, from the coding sequence GTGGAGACGGTAGGCCAACAACTGATAATCACCGCGATTCCCGCGCTTCCGGCGCTGGTCTTTCTGGTGCTCGTGCTCTTCGGGCGCGTCCTGAAGGAGAACGCCCAGTACGTCGCGATCCTCGGGGTGACGATCTCGCTCGTCTTCTCGGCCTTCGCGCTCGCGTGGGTGGCCGGGTGGCTCCCCGGTGGCGCCGACGGCGACCCCATCGCGTTCTCCAAGCCCTGGATAGACCTGGGCGCGGGCGGCTCGTTCTCGATGGGTGTCTACATCGACGGCCTGGCGGCCGTGATGCTCGTGGTGGTGTGCCTGGTCAGCCTCATGATCCAGCTCTACTCAGGCGCCTTTATGGAGGGCGACAAGCGCTTCGCCTGGTTCTACGCCGTCCTCAACCTTTTCACGGCCTCGATGCTCGGCCTGGTCTTGGCGCCCAACTTTATCCAGCTCTACATCTTCTGGGAGCTTGTCGGCGTCTGCTCGTACCTTTTGGTCGGCCACTGGTACGAGAAGCCCTCGGCCCGCGACGCGGCGCAGAAGGCTTTCATTGTGACGAGGGTCGGGGATGCTGCGCTTTTCGTTGGCATAATCATCTTCTGGGCAACGACCGGGTCGGTCGGCTTCGAGGACATCTCGCAGGCGGCCCAGGCGGGCTTTATCGGAGGCTCGCTGTTCACGGCGGCCGTGGTGATGGTCTTTGTGGGGGCCATCGGCAAGAGCGCCCAGTTCCCGCTTCACGTCTGGTTGCCCGACGCCATGGAGGGCCCGACGCCGGTCTCCGCGCTCATCCACGCGGCGACGATGGTCGCGGCCGGGGTCTACCTGGTGGCCCGGACCTTCGACATCTTCGTGCAGAGCCCGGCGGCGATGCTCGTCGTGGCGTACATCGGTGGGTTCACGGCCTTGATGGCCGGGACGATGGCGCTGGTCAAGAAGGACATCAAGCGGGTCATCGCCTACTCGACCGTCTCCCAGCTCGGGTACATGATGCTCGGGCTCGGGATCGGCTCGTACACGGCGGGCGTCTTCCACCTCTACAACCACGCCTTCTTCAAGGCGCTGCTCTTCCTGTGCGCGGGCAGCATCATCTACGCGATGGACTCGTACAACATGTTCGAGATGGGCGGGTTGAGGCGCAGGATGCCGATCACGTTCTGGGCGATGATCCTGGCAGGGCTCTCGCTCTCGGGGATCTTCCCGTTCGCGGGCTTCTGGTCCAAGGACGCCATAGTCGCTTCAGCTTATGAGGAGCACCTCTACGTCCTCTTCGCCATGGCATTGTTGACCGTCTTCCTTACGGCGTTCTACATCTTCCGCGCGATCTTCGTGGCCTTCACCGGGGAACCCCGGACGGAGGCCGCGCGAAACGCCACCGAGTCGCCCGGCATCATGACGGGCCCGATGCTGATCCTGGCCTTCCTCTCCGTAGTGAGCGGCTGGGTCGGTATTCCGGAGGGCTTCGGGCTCCCGATCCGGGACTACTTCTCCGCCTTCGTCACGCCGAGCGAGTTCGCGACGCGGACCCTCGACCTCGAAGAGCACTCCTTCAGCTTCGCCCTCGGCGGGGTGTCGGTCCTCGTGGCGTTGCTGGGCATAGGCCTCGCCTACGCGCTCTACGTCCAGAAACCCGAGCGATCAGGGGCGCTGGCGCGCAGGTTCGCGCCGGTACACACGTTTCTCGATAAGGGTTGGTACTTTGACGCGCTCTATGGGGCGACCTTCGTCCGTGCGGCCAGGTGGCTCGGGCGGGCGACCAACGGTTTCGACCGGAGGGTCGCCGTCGGCGGTCTCGTCGGTGGGATCGGGAGGGCGGCGATGGGCGTCGGCGGTCTGCTTCAGCGTTTTCAGACCGGCGGCGTTCAGAACTACGCGCTGTTCATCCTGCTCGCCGTGCTCGTTATAGGTGTGATCGTCGGGGCGCAGTACGCGTTCATGGTGGTTGCGTTGATCGCGGTGATAACGATAGCCGCCTTCGCGGTGGGGGTGAAGCTGTGA
- a CDS encoding PDDEXK family nuclease yields the protein MEEKVADWLAAGTRMVLVVNPCATTVTVRTSEKVARTFSEEEVLDGGDLVSGWTLPVAGVFR from the coding sequence GTGGAAGAGAAGGTTGCCGACTGGCTCGCCGCCGGTACCCGCATGGTCCTGGTAGTGAACCCGTGCGCCACGACCGTGACGGTCCGAACCTCGGAGAAAGTAGCCCGAACCTTCTCGGAAGAGGAGGTCCTCGACGGCGGCGACCTGGTCTCCGGCTGGACGCTTCCCGTGGCCGGCGTGTTCCGGTAA
- a CDS encoding sugar phosphate nucleotidyltransferase, which produces MKAVVLVGGQGTRLRPITFDTPKALVPLRNRPFMGYMLDFLRGGGLDGAVLSLGYLPDPIQDYLANWHDLRGFDVDYAVEEHALGTAGGIKNAEEYLDGDPFVVVNGDVLTGMDLAEAIRIHKASDALATITLTSVEDPTAYGLVEVDHDMVVQRFIEKPAADEVTTNLVNAGVYVLEPEVLGMIPAGREVSIEREIFPELQARGRLMAHVSSSYWRDIGTPRSYLAASHDVLSGAVGTDRTNFEYMDVKEDASCGKNVKLLPPLSVAEGCEISDLATIGGRSALGRNCRIGRGAVVEGSILLDGARVDAGAVIRGSIIGRDARVGRGAIVRGLSVLGAGCVVGEGNVLDQGIRVNPGVVLPPRSLRF; this is translated from the coding sequence ATGAAAGCCGTGGTTCTGGTGGGCGGGCAGGGGACCCGCCTCAGGCCGATCACCTTCGACACCCCGAAGGCGCTCGTGCCGCTGCGCAACCGGCCTTTTATGGGGTACATGCTCGACTTCCTGCGGGGCGGCGGGCTGGACGGGGCCGTTCTCTCCTTGGGGTATTTGCCCGACCCGATCCAGGACTACCTCGCGAACTGGCACGACCTGCGCGGCTTCGACGTCGATTACGCCGTGGAGGAGCACGCGCTCGGCACGGCCGGCGGTATCAAGAACGCGGAGGAGTACCTGGACGGCGACCCGTTCGTGGTCGTCAACGGCGACGTGCTCACGGGGATGGACCTCGCAGAAGCCATCAGGATCCACAAAGCCTCGGACGCTCTGGCGACCATCACCCTGACGAGCGTCGAGGACCCGACGGCCTACGGCCTGGTCGAGGTCGACCACGACATGGTGGTCCAGCGTTTCATAGAGAAGCCCGCGGCGGACGAGGTGACGACGAACCTGGTGAACGCCGGCGTCTACGTTCTGGAACCGGAGGTGCTCGGCATGATACCCGCCGGCCGCGAGGTCTCCATAGAGCGTGAGATCTTCCCCGAGCTTCAGGCCCGGGGCCGCCTCATGGCCCACGTCTCCAGCTCGTACTGGCGGGATATAGGAACTCCGCGCAGCTACCTGGCCGCCTCCCACGACGTGCTCTCGGGCGCCGTCGGCACGGACCGGACGAACTTCGAGTACATGGACGTGAAAGAAGACGCCAGCTGCGGCAAGAACGTCAAGCTTCTCCCGCCGCTCTCCGTGGCCGAAGGGTGCGAGATCTCCGACCTCGCCACCATCGGGGGTCGCTCGGCCCTCGGAAGAAACTGCCGCATCGGACGGGGCGCCGTGGTCGAGGGGAGCATCCTGCTCGACGGCGCGCGGGTAGACGCGGGTGCCGTGATCCGGGGCTCCATCATCGGCCGCGACGCCAGGGTCGGCCGGGGCGCCATCGTACGCGGCCTCTCCGTCCTCGGCGCCGGGTGCGTGGTCGGCGAGGGCAACGTGCTCGATCAGGGAATCCGCGTGAACCCGGGCGTCGTACTGCCCCCCCGCAGCTTGAGGTTTTAG
- a CDS encoding NADH-quinone oxidoreductase subunit N — protein sequence MVTGQTFVALLPELVAIGFLIGVLMVGVFFQNSIGLVAGLAALGTLAVFGSAAGLLAAGFEGEYFGGGFVVDNFALYFKLIVAGSAFFAVLAAARWSGNTGDAPEYLTLILAVVLGSILLVSMRDLFGVFLAIELATIPSYAMVAFDRRRRESAEGGMKYLITGVVASSVLLYGIVLIYGVSGSAQLDDVARTFSGGLTPVALLGLVLLLSGFAFKVSAAPFHFWTPDAYQGAPTSAAAFLSVAPKAATFAILLRILLEGMPEAAPTWTAVMAFLAILTMFVGNLAALRQRNVRRMLAYSSVAHSGYILAAFAALQGQGTGRAVEAVLIYSAAYAFMNIGAFLVIDLVGEEAKSFNGLFRTRPALAASMGVFMASLVGIPPFSGFWGKAWIIFSGAQSGSVLVYVVVGALVVNSVISVPYYFGIIRNMFFEKPTLDAAEPPGGGAVKFSVYALALLTALFFLLIVPISALAGGSGLG from the coding sequence GTGGTTACCGGGCAGACTTTCGTCGCGCTCCTGCCGGAGCTGGTGGCAATAGGGTTCCTGATAGGGGTCCTCATGGTAGGGGTCTTCTTCCAGAACAGCATCGGGCTCGTCGCCGGCCTCGCGGCCCTCGGTACGCTCGCCGTCTTCGGCAGCGCGGCCGGTCTGCTCGCGGCCGGGTTCGAGGGAGAGTACTTCGGCGGCGGTTTCGTGGTGGACAACTTCGCGTTGTACTTCAAGCTGATCGTGGCCGGCAGCGCCTTCTTCGCCGTGCTCGCCGCCGCCCGCTGGTCCGGCAACACGGGCGACGCCCCGGAATACCTGACGCTCATCCTCGCCGTAGTCCTCGGCTCCATCCTGCTCGTCTCCATGCGCGACCTTTTCGGCGTCTTCCTCGCGATAGAGCTCGCGACGATACCTTCTTACGCGATGGTCGCCTTCGACCGGAGGCGCCGGGAGAGCGCCGAGGGCGGGATGAAGTACCTGATAACCGGCGTCGTCGCCTCGTCGGTGCTGCTCTACGGCATAGTACTTATCTACGGCGTCTCCGGCTCCGCCCAACTCGACGACGTGGCCCGGACCTTCTCCGGCGGCCTTACGCCCGTCGCCCTCCTCGGCCTCGTGCTCCTCCTCTCCGGCTTCGCCTTCAAGGTCTCGGCCGCGCCCTTCCACTTCTGGACCCCGGACGCCTACCAGGGCGCACCTACGAGCGCCGCCGCGTTCCTCTCGGTCGCGCCCAAGGCGGCGACCTTCGCGATACTGCTCAGGATCCTTTTGGAAGGAATGCCCGAGGCCGCGCCGACGTGGACGGCGGTGATGGCGTTCCTCGCGATACTTACGATGTTCGTCGGCAACCTGGCGGCGCTCAGGCAGCGCAACGTGCGCCGGATGCTTGCTTACAGCTCGGTGGCGCATTCGGGGTACATCCTGGCCGCGTTCGCGGCGTTGCAGGGGCAGGGAACGGGGCGGGCGGTCGAGGCCGTCTTGATCTACTCCGCCGCCTACGCGTTCATGAACATCGGCGCGTTCCTCGTAATAGATCTCGTCGGAGAGGAAGCGAAGAGCTTCAACGGGCTGTTCCGCACCAGGCCCGCGCTGGCGGCCAGCATGGGCGTCTTTATGGCCTCGCTCGTCGGAATCCCGCCCTTCAGCGGGTTCTGGGGGAAGGCCTGGATCATCTTCTCCGGCGCCCAGTCCGGATCGGTGCTGGTCTACGTCGTGGTTGGCGCGCTGGTCGTGAACAGCGTCATCTCGGTTCCTTACTACTTCGGCATTATCCGCAACATGTTCTTCGAGAAGCCGACGCTCGACGCCGCCGAGCCGCCCGGGGGCGGCGCGGTAAAGTTCTCCGTGTACGCGCTGGCGCTGCTGACGGCGCTGTTCTTCCTCCTCATCGTCCCGATCTCCGCCCTTGCCGGCGGATCGGGCCTGGGCTAG
- a CDS encoding Uma2 family endonuclease has protein sequence MAVTRKPVTAEELLSPPDDGLRRELVRGEVRTMAPVGNVPGRMTMNVSTPLDRFVRAHDLGVVFAAKTGFKMGGNPDTVRATDVAFVRRERVEAAGEIEGYWPGAPNLAVEVVSRTTVSQKWKRRLPTGSPPVPAWSW, from the coding sequence ATGGCCGTCACGCGCAAGCCGGTTACCGCGGAGGAGTTGCTCAGCCCGCCCGATGATGGTCTTCGGCGCGAGTTGGTACGCGGGGAGGTGCGCACGATGGCCCCGGTGGGGAACGTGCCTGGACGGATGACTATGAACGTCAGCACGCCGCTGGATCGGTTCGTCAGGGCACACGATCTTGGCGTGGTCTTCGCGGCCAAAACCGGCTTCAAAATGGGTGGCAACCCGGACACCGTGCGCGCTACCGACGTAGCTTTCGTGCGGCGCGAACGCGTGGAGGCTGCCGGCGAAATCGAGGGGTACTGGCCCGGGGCCCCGAACCTCGCTGTCGAGGTAGTTTCCCGAACGACCGTTTCGCAGAAGTGGAAGAGAAGGTTGCCGACTGGCTCGCCGCCGGTACCCGCATGGTCCTGGTAG
- a CDS encoding ComF family protein, whose amino-acid sequence MQAYVEALADLFYPQWCLSCDRRASDVVCRVCFEALPRIGRPSCGRCGIPAAFEMRVCEACKTVDFGFESARAPLRYEGVGKEIVHALKYRGYTRVVEKLAAPLMAEALGVPGPFDAVVPVPLHRARKRKRGFNQAALLARGVAGRMNTPVSDTLQVVRSTRDQVELSAAERRANVAGAFAAKAPLRGRLLLVDDVLTTGATLSACADTLIEAGAAEVHSLTLCRTC is encoded by the coding sequence TTGCAGGCCTACGTCGAAGCGCTGGCGGACCTTTTCTATCCCCAGTGGTGCCTTTCTTGCGATCGACGGGCGAGCGACGTCGTGTGCCGCGTCTGCTTCGAGGCCCTGCCGCGGATCGGGCGTCCCTCCTGCGGCCGATGCGGCATCCCCGCCGCCTTCGAGATGCGGGTTTGCGAGGCGTGCAAGACCGTGGACTTCGGCTTCGAGAGCGCGCGTGCGCCGCTGCGTTACGAGGGGGTAGGGAAGGAGATCGTCCATGCCCTCAAATACCGCGGCTACACCCGCGTAGTAGAGAAGCTGGCCGCCCCGCTAATGGCCGAAGCGCTCGGCGTGCCCGGTCCGTTCGACGCGGTAGTTCCCGTACCGCTTCACCGGGCGCGGAAGAGGAAGCGCGGCTTCAACCAGGCTGCCTTGCTGGCCCGGGGCGTCGCGGGCCGGATGAACACGCCCGTTTCGGATACACTACAAGTCGTGCGGAGCACCCGGGATCAGGTCGAGCTCTCGGCCGCCGAGAGGCGCGCGAACGTCGCCGGCGCCTTTGCGGCGAAGGCCCCCCTGCGGGGCAGGCTACTCCTGGTGGACGACGTCCTCACCACCGGCGCCACCCTGAGCGCCTGCGCCGACACGCTCATAGAAGCCGGGGCCGCAGAAGTCCACTCCCTAACGCTGTGCAGAACGTGTTAG
- the hpf gene encoding ribosome hibernation-promoting factor, HPF/YfiA family has translation MDVLVKGRNIFVTPALEEYALEKVERVSKFFDDEKSHSRAEVELIHERNPSVTDAEVAETTLFINGTVLKAREASEDMYASIDKMADKLERQVRRYRGRQIDRWQGQAKNAPPPPEEPEIPDEEEIGARIVRTKQFQMKPMGAEEAVLQMDLLDHDFFVFTSAESGDINVVYRRRDGNYGLIEPAK, from the coding sequence ATGGACGTACTGGTCAAGGGACGAAACATCTTCGTGACGCCGGCTTTGGAGGAGTACGCGCTGGAGAAGGTGGAGCGGGTCAGCAAGTTCTTCGACGACGAGAAGAGCCACTCGCGGGCGGAGGTCGAGTTGATCCACGAGCGCAACCCTTCCGTGACTGACGCGGAGGTCGCCGAGACCACCCTGTTCATAAACGGGACCGTTCTCAAGGCCAGGGAAGCCTCGGAGGACATGTACGCCTCGATAGACAAGATGGCCGACAAGTTGGAGCGGCAGGTTCGTCGGTACAGGGGGCGCCAGATCGACCGCTGGCAGGGCCAGGCGAAGAACGCCCCGCCACCGCCCGAGGAGCCCGAGATCCCGGACGAGGAAGAGATCGGGGCCCGGATCGTGCGCACCAAGCAGTTCCAGATGAAGCCGATGGGGGCCGAGGAGGCCGTGCTCCAGATGGACCTTCTCGACCACGACTTCTTCGTGTTCACGAGCGCCGAGAGCGGGGACATCAACGTGGTATACCGTCGGCGAGACGGCAACTACGGGCTGATAGAGCCCGCAAAATAG
- the secA gene encoding preprotein translocase subunit SecA yields MANLLTKILRMGEGRKVKVLQQRVGAVTALEPEIEKLSDDELRAKTDEFRKRIAEGEALDDLLPEAFAVVREASRRTLGMRPFDVQVMGGIALHEGKISEMKTGEGKTLAATMPVYLNALSGKGVHVVTVNDYLARRDAGWMGEVYSFLGLTVGLVQESMDFDQRKEAYSADITYGTNAQFGFDYLRDNIATSTEQLVQRPLSYAIVDEVDSILIDEARTPLIISGMPESAADIYYRFAAIMPRLKAGEDYETDEKKRQVAPTESGVEKVEKALGVENLYDDVNTNLVNHLNQALRAQTLFHKDKEYIVRDGQVYIVDEFTGRVLEGRRYSEGLHQAIEAKEGVQIREENQTVATVTIQNFFRMYDKLSGMTGTAATEADEFMHTYKMEVVSIPTHREMIRLDEDDLVYKTKAFKHKAVVEDIVERHKKGQPVLVGTVSVDVSEHLSGMLKRRGIKHNVLNAKQHEREAETILEAGEKGAVTIATNMAGRGTDIKLGEGVEELGGLYVLGTERHESRRIDNQLRGRSGRQGDPGESRFYLSFEDDLLRLFGGQRMQGLIERIGLEEDVPIEAGMISSSVRRAQEQVESRNFQMRKRILEYDDVLNKQREVIYGIRRDILMGENVDTIEYVEDVLTQVVSEYASADVYPEEWDLDSLQAEINRFYPATVDLKSLDVETLTGEQVRELVLKDARARLEDRKAEWDERMAELERRGLARTDGVASFEEAERRTLLSVVDSRWREHLYEMDYLREGIGWRGLSQRDPLVEYKREGFDIFQEMERGLKEDYVTYIYRIENVKLREEEMQQYSYSGGTEEPNERPKSPRRADAKVGRNDPCPCGSGKKFKKCHGQPGAPPLNVPISSTDAPDLRTG; encoded by the coding sequence GTGGCTAATCTGCTGACAAAGATATTGAGGATGGGCGAGGGCCGCAAGGTAAAGGTCCTGCAGCAACGCGTCGGGGCCGTGACGGCCCTCGAACCGGAGATCGAGAAGCTCTCCGACGACGAGCTGCGGGCCAAGACCGACGAGTTCAGGAAACGCATCGCCGAAGGCGAGGCCCTGGACGACCTCCTGCCCGAGGCCTTCGCCGTCGTTCGGGAGGCGTCCAGGCGTACTTTGGGGATGCGGCCCTTCGACGTGCAGGTCATGGGCGGCATAGCGCTGCACGAGGGCAAGATCTCCGAGATGAAGACCGGCGAGGGCAAGACGCTCGCGGCCACCATGCCCGTCTACCTGAACGCCCTCTCGGGCAAGGGCGTCCACGTCGTCACCGTCAACGACTACCTGGCCCGCCGCGACGCCGGCTGGATGGGCGAGGTCTACTCCTTTCTCGGCCTCACCGTCGGCCTCGTCCAGGAGAGCATGGACTTCGACCAGCGCAAAGAGGCGTATTCCGCGGACATCACCTACGGCACCAACGCCCAGTTCGGCTTCGACTACCTGCGCGACAACATCGCCACCTCGACGGAGCAGCTCGTCCAGCGGCCCTTGAGCTACGCCATAGTGGACGAGGTCGACTCGATCCTCATAGACGAGGCCCGCACCCCGCTCATCATAAGCGGGATGCCCGAGAGCGCCGCGGACATCTACTACCGCTTCGCCGCCATCATGCCGCGCCTCAAGGCCGGCGAGGACTACGAGACGGACGAGAAGAAGCGCCAGGTGGCCCCGACCGAGAGCGGCGTCGAGAAGGTCGAGAAGGCTCTGGGCGTCGAGAACCTCTACGACGACGTCAACACCAACCTCGTCAACCACCTCAACCAGGCCCTCAGGGCGCAGACGCTCTTTCACAAAGACAAGGAGTACATAGTCAGGGACGGGCAGGTGTACATCGTCGACGAGTTCACCGGGCGCGTGCTGGAGGGTCGGCGTTACTCCGAGGGGCTCCACCAGGCCATCGAGGCCAAAGAAGGGGTCCAGATACGGGAGGAGAACCAGACGGTCGCCACGGTGACCATCCAGAACTTCTTCAGGATGTACGACAAGCTCTCCGGCATGACGGGTACCGCGGCCACGGAGGCCGACGAGTTCATGCACACGTACAAGATGGAAGTAGTCTCCATCCCGACCCACAGGGAGATGATCCGGCTCGACGAAGACGACCTCGTCTACAAGACGAAGGCCTTCAAGCACAAGGCCGTCGTCGAGGACATCGTCGAGCGCCACAAGAAGGGCCAGCCGGTCCTCGTCGGCACCGTCTCCGTCGACGTCTCGGAGCACCTGTCGGGGATGCTCAAGCGGCGCGGGATCAAGCACAACGTCCTGAACGCCAAGCAGCACGAGCGGGAGGCCGAGACGATACTCGAGGCCGGCGAGAAGGGCGCGGTCACCATAGCCACCAACATGGCGGGCCGAGGGACGGACATCAAGCTCGGCGAGGGCGTCGAGGAACTCGGAGGGCTCTACGTGCTCGGCACCGAGCGCCACGAGTCGCGCCGCATAGACAACCAGCTCCGCGGCCGTTCCGGGCGTCAGGGGGACCCTGGCGAGTCGCGGTTCTACCTCTCGTTCGAGGACGATCTGCTCCGGCTCTTCGGGGGTCAGAGGATGCAGGGGCTCATCGAGAGGATCGGTCTCGAAGAAGACGTGCCGATCGAGGCGGGCATGATCTCGAGTTCCGTCCGACGGGCCCAGGAGCAGGTCGAGAGCCGCAACTTCCAGATGCGCAAGAGGATTCTCGAGTACGACGACGTCCTCAACAAGCAGCGCGAGGTCATCTACGGTATCCGCCGCGACATCCTGATGGGCGAGAACGTGGACACGATAGAGTACGTCGAGGACGTGCTCACGCAGGTGGTCTCCGAGTACGCCTCGGCCGACGTGTATCCGGAGGAGTGGGACCTCGACTCGCTGCAGGCCGAGATCAACCGCTTCTACCCCGCCACGGTGGACCTGAAGTCCCTCGACGTCGAGACGCTCACCGGCGAGCAGGTCCGGGAGCTGGTCCTCAAAGACGCCCGCGCGCGTCTGGAGGACCGCAAAGCCGAGTGGGACGAGAGGATGGCGGAGCTCGAGAGGCGCGGCCTGGCCCGCACCGACGGCGTCGCCTCTTTCGAGGAGGCCGAGCGCCGGACGCTGCTCTCGGTCGTGGACTCCCGCTGGCGGGAGCACCTGTACGAGATGGATTACCTGCGCGAGGGCATCGGGTGGCGCGGCCTCTCCCAGCGCGACCCGCTCGTCGAGTACAAGCGCGAGGGCTTCGACATCTTCCAGGAGATGGAGCGGGGCCTGAAAGAGGACTACGTCACGTACATATACCGCATCGAGAACGTCAAGCTGCGCGAGGAAGAGATGCAGCAGTACTCCTACAGCGGCGGGACCGAGGAGCCGAACGAGCGGCCCAAGAGCCCGCGCCGCGCCGACGCCAAGGTCGGGCGCAACGATCCCTGCCCGTGCGGATCCGGCAAGAAGTTCAAGAAGTGCCACGGGCAACCCGGCGCCCCGCCCCTCAACGTCCCGATAAGCTCGACCGACGCCCCCGACCTCCGGACGGGCTAA